A window of the Phycicoccus sp. M110.8 genome harbors these coding sequences:
- the dnaG gene encoding DNA primase: protein MAGRIKTDDIALVKERSSIEDVVREHVTLRPAGPGSMKGLCPFHDEKTPSFTIRPAVGAWHCFGCGEGGDVISFVQKVEHLTFTESVERLAGKLGLELHYEEGGRPRDGESLGRRSRLVEAHRAAQEFYLERLLESQEARIGRDFLRERGFGGDAARRFGVGFAPRGGEELSRHLRAKGFSDEELVLGGLSGRGSRGTYDRFRGRLVWPIRDITGDTVGFGARRLYDDDRIAAKYLNTSETPIYKKSTVLYGLDLAKKAIAAERKAVVVEGYTDVMACHLAGVEGAVASCGTAFGVDHIKVLRRIMRDEADLAPARVVFTFDGDAAGQKAAMKAFAEDQRWASQSFVAVAEGGMDPCELRIAQGDDAVRHLVDDAVPMFEFAVRTTIARFDMSTAEGRVQAMRAAAPIVNSIRDSSMRPEYVRTVAGWIGVEVEQVQAEVARAGRIAARDAQKDSGPSASLPDADAVPEPSEQEARAALPPPDLRDPVVFAERQLLQTVLQYPSSFSAADLDAIEPTAFTAPAHRAVFDGIRGAGGPQPGLSAKAWADRVTEAAPLSVRGLVAELAVAALPTRMDKATGLPERRYVDALLVRVQEVTLTRKIADAMSAMRRMAADPHSDPARARALSAELQDLQRELAQLRERAS from the coding sequence GTGGCGGGTCGGATCAAGACCGACGACATCGCGCTCGTCAAGGAGCGCTCGTCGATCGAGGACGTCGTGCGCGAGCACGTCACGCTGCGCCCCGCGGGTCCCGGCTCGATGAAGGGCCTGTGCCCCTTCCACGACGAGAAGACGCCCTCCTTCACGATCCGCCCGGCCGTCGGCGCCTGGCACTGCTTCGGCTGCGGCGAGGGCGGCGACGTCATCTCGTTCGTGCAGAAGGTCGAGCACCTCACCTTCACCGAGTCGGTCGAGCGGCTGGCGGGCAAGCTCGGGCTCGAGCTGCACTACGAGGAGGGCGGGCGCCCGCGCGACGGCGAGAGCCTGGGGCGCCGCTCCCGGCTCGTCGAGGCGCACCGGGCGGCGCAGGAGTTCTACCTCGAGCGGCTGCTGGAGTCCCAGGAGGCGCGCATCGGCCGCGACTTCCTGCGCGAGCGCGGCTTCGGCGGCGACGCGGCCCGCCGGTTCGGCGTCGGGTTCGCCCCGCGCGGTGGCGAGGAGCTGAGCCGCCACCTGCGCGCCAAGGGCTTCAGCGACGAGGAGCTCGTCCTCGGGGGCCTGTCCGGTCGGGGGAGCCGTGGCACCTACGACCGGTTCCGCGGGCGCCTGGTCTGGCCGATCCGCGACATCACCGGCGACACCGTCGGCTTCGGTGCGCGCCGGCTCTACGACGACGACCGGATCGCGGCGAAGTACCTCAACACGTCCGAGACGCCGATCTACAAGAAGTCGACCGTCCTCTACGGCCTCGACCTGGCGAAGAAGGCGATCGCGGCCGAGCGCAAGGCCGTCGTGGTCGAGGGCTACACCGACGTCATGGCGTGCCACCTGGCCGGGGTCGAGGGCGCGGTCGCCTCCTGTGGCACCGCGTTCGGCGTCGACCACATCAAGGTCCTGCGGCGGATCATGCGCGACGAGGCGGACCTCGCCCCGGCCCGGGTCGTCTTCACCTTCGACGGCGACGCCGCGGGGCAGAAGGCGGCGATGAAGGCCTTCGCCGAGGACCAGCGCTGGGCCTCACAGTCGTTCGTCGCCGTGGCCGAGGGCGGCATGGACCCGTGCGAGCTGCGGATCGCCCAGGGCGACGACGCGGTGCGCCACCTCGTCGACGACGCCGTGCCGATGTTCGAGTTCGCCGTGCGGACCACCATCGCCCGGTTCGACATGTCCACGGCCGAGGGTCGCGTGCAGGCGATGCGGGCCGCCGCCCCCATCGTGAACTCGATCCGCGACAGCTCGATGCGCCCCGAGTACGTCCGCACGGTCGCGGGCTGGATCGGCGTCGAGGTCGAGCAGGTCCAGGCCGAGGTCGCCCGGGCCGGACGCATCGCCGCCCGCGACGCGCAGAAGGACTCAGGCCCGAGCGCGAGCCTGCCGGACGCCGACGCCGTCCCGGAGCCCTCGGAGCAGGAGGCCCGCGCCGCGCTGCCGCCGCCCGACCTGCGCGACCCGGTCGTCTTCGCCGAGCGCCAGCTGCTGCAGACCGTCCTGCAGTACCCGAGCAGCTTCTCGGCCGCAGACCTCGACGCCATCGAGCCGACGGCCTTCACCGCCCCGGCCCACCGCGCGGTCTTCGACGGCATCCGCGGCGCCGGCGGACCGCAGCCCGGCCTCTCGGCGAAGGCGTGGGCCGACCGCGTGACCGAGGCCGCCCCGCTGTCGGTGCGCGGGCTCGTCGCCGAGCTCGCCGTCGCCGCGCTGCCCACCCGCATGGACAAGGCCACCGGCCTGCCCGAACGCCGCTACGTCGACGCGCTCCTCGTGCGCGTCCAGGAGGTCACCCTGACCCGCAAGATCGCCGATGCCATGTCCGCCATGCGCCGCATGGCGGCCGACCCGCACAGCGACCCGGCCCGGGCGCGAGCGCTCAGCGCCGAGCTGCAGGACCTGCAGCGCGAGCTCGCCCAGCTGCGCGAGCGGGCGTCGTGA
- a CDS encoding iron ABC transporter substrate-binding protein yields MLPRRTVLVALASTAALALTACGSGSLEAKGSLDPDKLTIYSAQHENLTQAWAKKFQEKTGIKVQIRYGSDSSMGAQIVQEGSKSPADVFLTENSPAMTTVQNAGLLAKVDPATIAQVGAAYHPSSNDWVGIAARSTVLVYNPSKISEAQLPKSIMDLADPAWKGKWGAAAGGADFQAIVSAILATQGEQKTAAWLKGLKDGAQVYQNNIAVMKAVNAGQVPVGIMYHYYWYRDQALTKAGSKNTKLLYFRHQDPGAFVSISGGGVLKSSKHAANAQKFLAFVTSKEGQQMLATSDAKEYAVGNGVASDKALEPLDSLEAPKVDPYTLNGPKVIELMTQAGIL; encoded by the coding sequence GTGCTCCCTCGCCGCACCGTCCTGGTCGCCCTCGCCTCGACCGCCGCCCTCGCCCTCACGGCCTGCGGCAGCGGCAGCCTCGAGGCCAAGGGCTCGCTCGACCCGGACAAGCTGACCATCTACAGCGCCCAGCACGAGAACCTCACCCAGGCGTGGGCCAAGAAGTTCCAGGAGAAGACGGGGATCAAGGTCCAGATCCGCTACGGCTCGGACTCCTCGATGGGCGCGCAGATCGTGCAGGAGGGGTCCAAGAGCCCTGCCGACGTGTTCCTCACGGAGAACTCCCCCGCGATGACCACCGTGCAGAACGCCGGCCTGCTGGCCAAGGTCGACCCGGCCACGATCGCCCAGGTGGGCGCGGCGTACCACCCCAGCAGCAACGACTGGGTGGGCATCGCCGCGCGCTCGACGGTCCTCGTCTACAACCCGAGCAAGATCAGCGAGGCGCAGCTGCCGAAGTCGATCATGGACCTCGCCGACCCGGCCTGGAAGGGCAAGTGGGGCGCGGCCGCCGGCGGCGCCGACTTCCAGGCGATCGTGAGCGCGATCCTCGCGACCCAGGGCGAGCAGAAGACCGCCGCCTGGCTCAAGGGCCTCAAGGACGGCGCGCAGGTCTACCAGAACAACATCGCCGTGATGAAGGCCGTCAACGCCGGCCAGGTGCCGGTCGGGATCATGTACCACTACTACTGGTACCGCGACCAGGCCCTCACCAAGGCCGGCAGCAAGAACACCAAGCTGCTCTACTTCCGCCACCAGGACCCGGGCGCGTTCGTCAGCATCTCCGGCGGCGGCGTCCTGAAGTCGAGCAAGCACGCGGCCAACGCCCAGAAGTTCCTCGCCTTCGTCACGAGCAAGGAGGGCCAGCAGATGCTCGCCACCAGTGACGCCAAGGAGTACGCCGTCGGCAACGGGGTCGCCTCGGACAAGGCGCTCGAGCCGCTCGACAGCCTCGAGGCCCCCAAGGTCGACCCGTACACGCTCAACGGCCCCAAGGTCATCGAGCTCATGACCCAGGCGGGCATCCTCTAG
- a CDS encoding ABC transporter ATP-binding protein — translation MTTLRIEGVAASYDGRPVLHGLDLQVPSGTTTAILGPSGCGKTTLLRVIAGFQPADEGTVTLGDTVVVGPGRWVAPERRGIGYVAQEGNLFPHLTVGQNVSYGLPRAARRAGERVAELLELVGLTPDLAARRPDQLSGGQQQRVALARALARKPTLVLLDEPFSSLDAGLRATTREAVSDALAHEDVTVVLVTHDQAEALSFADQVAIMHEGRFSQVGTPSQVYATPTDRHAAAFLGDAVFLRGRADGTSVVTALGTLPVHQPAPAGTVDVLLRPEQIQLRAMSPGTPCAEVVSTTYFGHDALVALRLQADRTVVTARVNGHEVPPAGSIVGLSVVGQARAFAG, via the coding sequence GTGACCACGCTGCGCATCGAGGGGGTGGCCGCGTCCTACGACGGCCGGCCCGTCCTGCACGGCCTCGACCTGCAGGTGCCGTCCGGGACGACGACGGCGATCCTCGGGCCGTCGGGCTGCGGCAAGACCACGCTGCTGCGCGTCATCGCCGGCTTCCAGCCCGCCGACGAGGGCACCGTGACCCTGGGCGACACCGTCGTCGTCGGCCCCGGCCGCTGGGTGGCCCCCGAGCGCCGCGGCATCGGCTACGTCGCGCAGGAGGGCAACCTCTTCCCGCACCTGACCGTCGGGCAGAACGTCTCCTACGGCCTGCCGCGGGCGGCCCGCCGTGCCGGTGAGCGCGTGGCCGAGCTGCTTGAGCTCGTCGGCCTCACCCCCGACCTCGCGGCCCGTCGTCCGGACCAGCTGTCCGGCGGCCAGCAGCAGCGCGTCGCCCTCGCCCGCGCGCTGGCCCGCAAGCCCACGCTGGTCCTGCTGGACGAGCCGTTCTCCTCCCTCGACGCCGGGCTCCGCGCCACGACCCGCGAGGCGGTGTCGGACGCCCTGGCCCACGAGGACGTCACCGTCGTCCTCGTCACCCACGACCAGGCCGAGGCGCTGTCGTTCGCCGACCAGGTCGCGATCATGCACGAGGGACGGTTCTCCCAGGTCGGGACGCCGTCGCAGGTCTACGCCACCCCGACCGACCGGCACGCGGCCGCCTTCCTCGGCGACGCGGTGTTCCTGCGTGGCCGCGCCGACGGCACCTCGGTCGTCACCGCGCTCGGCACCCTGCCGGTGCACCAGCCGGCCCCGGCCGGCACGGTGGACGTGCTGCTGCGCCCGGAGCAGATCCAGCTGCGGGCGATGTCGCCGGGCACCCCCTGCGCCGAGGTCGTCTCAACGACCTACTTCGGCCACGACGCGCTCGTCGCCCTGCGGCTGCAGGCCGACCGCACCGTCGTCACCGCCCGCGTCAACGGCCACGAGGTCCCGCCCGCCGGCTC
- a CDS encoding iron ABC transporter permease — protein sequence MTVAALAVAALCVVPLVVVVVKAFDVGPAAAWDLLWRPRVGELLRNTAGLVVCTVALTTVLGIATAWLVERTSLPGARFWRVLMVAPLAVPAFVNSYAWVTVRPDLQGLNGAVLVTTLSYFPFVFLPVAAVLRGLDQSLEDSARSLGLGPWRAFFRAVLPQLRPAALGGMLLVSLHLLSEFGVLAMLRFPTFTTAILEQFQVAFSNSAGSLLALVLIALCLALLTAEQLLRGTTRYARLGRGTTRRALPARLGRWTVPALAGMALLTVLALGVPLGSLVYWFRAGSGGLSESTFDPAELVSTLWGTLRLAVLAGLVSVVAAFPVAWLIARRRSWLSVLVERATYVASSLPGVVIALALVTLAVRYARPVYQTAAVLVAAYVVLFIPRAMVSIRASLAQAPEELTDAARALGDRPLRAFLRVTLPLTAPGVLAGFAMVFIATSTELTATLLLAPTGTQTLATAFWSASESIDYAGAAPYAAALVLVSAPLTYLLLRRNDEEPAL from the coding sequence GTGACCGTCGCGGCCCTGGCCGTGGCGGCGCTGTGCGTCGTCCCGCTGGTGGTCGTCGTCGTCAAGGCGTTCGACGTGGGACCGGCGGCGGCGTGGGACCTGCTGTGGCGTCCCCGGGTCGGTGAGCTGCTGCGCAACACCGCCGGCCTCGTCGTCTGCACGGTCGCCCTCACCACGGTGCTGGGCATCGCGACCGCCTGGCTGGTCGAACGGACCTCGCTGCCGGGGGCCCGGTTCTGGCGGGTGCTCATGGTGGCGCCGCTGGCCGTGCCCGCCTTCGTCAACTCGTACGCGTGGGTCACCGTGCGGCCCGACCTCCAGGGGCTGAACGGAGCCGTCCTGGTCACGACGCTGTCGTACTTCCCGTTCGTGTTCCTGCCCGTGGCGGCGGTGCTGCGCGGGCTCGACCAGTCGCTCGAGGACTCGGCGCGCTCGCTGGGCCTCGGCCCGTGGCGCGCGTTCTTCCGGGCCGTGCTCCCCCAGCTCCGGCCGGCCGCCCTCGGCGGGATGCTGCTGGTGTCGCTGCACCTGCTGTCGGAGTTCGGCGTGCTGGCGATGCTGCGCTTCCCGACGTTCACGACCGCGATCCTCGAGCAGTTCCAGGTGGCGTTCTCGAACTCGGCGGGCAGCCTGCTCGCCCTCGTGCTCATCGCCCTGTGCCTGGCGCTGCTCACCGCCGAGCAGCTGCTGCGCGGCACCACCCGGTACGCCCGCCTCGGCCGCGGCACGACCCGCCGGGCCCTGCCCGCTCGCCTGGGCCGCTGGACCGTGCCGGCCCTCGCCGGCATGGCGCTGCTGACCGTCCTGGCCCTCGGGGTGCCCCTCGGCAGCCTCGTCTACTGGTTCCGCGCCGGCTCCGGCGGCCTGTCCGAGAGCACCTTCGACCCGGCCGAGCTGGTCTCGACCCTGTGGGGCACGCTGCGCCTCGCCGTGCTCGCCGGCCTCGTGTCGGTCGTCGCGGCCTTCCCGGTGGCGTGGCTCATCGCCCGCCGGCGCTCGTGGCTGTCGGTGCTGGTCGAGCGCGCCACCTACGTCGCGTCATCCCTGCCCGGTGTCGTCATCGCCCTCGCCCTGGTCACCCTCGCCGTCCGGTACGCCCGGCCCGTGTACCAGACCGCGGCGGTGCTCGTCGCGGCATACGTCGTGCTGTTCATCCCGCGCGCGATGGTGAGCATCCGCGCTTCGCTCGCGCAGGCGCCGGAGGAGCTCACCGACGCGGCACGCGCGCTGGGCGACCGGCCGCTGCGGGCGTTCCTGCGGGTGACGCTGCCGCTGACCGCGCCGGGTGTGCTCGCCGGGTTCGCGATGGTGTTCATCGCGACGTCGACCGAGCTCACCGCGACGCTGCTGCTCGCGCCGACGGGCACGCAGACGCTGGCGACGGCGTTCTGGAGCGCGAGTGAGAGCATCGACTACGCGGGTGCAGCACCGTATGCCGCGGCGCTGGTGCTCGTGTCCGCCCCCCTAACCTACCTGTTGCTGCGACGGAACGACGAGGAGCCTGCACTGTGA